The Methanofervidicoccus sp. A16 genome has a segment encoding these proteins:
- a CDS encoding chorismate mutase codes for MENPMERLRSIRKEIDEIDEKLVYLISKRTEYAKEIAHLKMKLNCPINDEKREMEIKKRIYELCKKYNLDFEMVWNVMGILMEYNKRIQREEINSKNNKKLH; via the coding sequence ATGGAGAATCCTATGGAGAGACTTAGAAGTATTAGGAAGGAGATAGATGAGATAGATGAGAAACTTGTTTATCTGATATCCAAGAGGACAGAGTACGCAAAGGAAATTGCTCATTTGAAGATGAAGTTGAACTGTCCTATAAACGATGAAAAGAGAGAGATGGAGATTAAGAAAAGGATATATGAACTGTGTAAGAAGTACAATTTAGATTTTGAGATGGTTTGGAATGTGATGGGTATACTTATGGAATACAACAAGAGAATTCAAAGAGAAGAAATCAACAGTAAAAACAATAAAAAATTACACTAA
- a CDS encoding S-layer protein has protein sequence MAMSLKKITAIAVGGAMVASTLASGVAASVVTIGDVEGFMKNVVKDGQPNVEIVVGSKAAAMDVVSAADIAAKIGSMCYKDATIEDGSVCLKFTVSADTETSDKLTPNPNFGQDEYMLILTTPKRSYTESLRNNNNIDTLKNLVGDKGDLIDNKIARLSTLITDSDADPDDIGKNDDIKKADTIEFLLAAVKNDSSTGFTIEKNGLAYGTLMFKDGKKDTQNLQALCIGMEMPFLGEIYRIVDIDEDVIYLGKEAYSGNVKEGSTIDVGNGYQVKVESVLQPVVGGTDSEVTIKVIKDGEVVTSKSQKVPFEFVYKDIGVIVYDTYKDISETYGYASLIITKDVKEYELGEEFVKDWKLYAITTDNNDNLLAIDNEDFDEIEDTNICKTKYLKIGNDELYGLALIYEGDKYEKLGKGDSVDFVNDYATLEFTDDDEPNNLYAKYKMEVSKEVPLTIGEKVEVLNAKLKLKDIKATAQQVVPIKTPIAKLDTEASLDTDKYLILVGGPVANKLSEELQNEGKINIDNDSPATLQVVDDKILVVAGGDRERTREAALYLIENY, from the coding sequence ATGGCAATGAGTTTGAAAAAGATAACTGCTATAGCAGTAGGAGGTGCAATGGTAGCAAGCACCTTGGCAAGTGGAGTGGCTGCAAGTGTAGTAACTATAGGAGATGTTGAAGGATTCATGAAGAACGTAGTCAAGGATGGTCAACCAAATGTAGAAATAGTTGTAGGTTCCAAGGCTGCTGCAATGGACGTAGTATCTGCAGCAGATATAGCTGCTAAGATAGGATCAATGTGCTACAAGGATGCAACTATTGAGGATGGATCAGTATGTTTAAAATTTACAGTAAGTGCAGATACTGAGACGTCAGATAAATTAACTCCTAATCCAAATTTTGGTCAAGACGAATATATGCTGATACTCACAACACCTAAAAGAAGTTATACGGAGAGTCTAAGAAATAATAATAATATAGATACTCTTAAAAATCTAGTAGGAGATAAAGGGGATTTAATAGACAATAAAATAGCAAGACTAAGTACCTTAATAACTGATAGTGACGCAGATCCAGACGATATTGGTAAAAATGATGATATAAAGAAAGCAGATACAATAGAGTTTCTATTGGCAGCAGTTAAAAATGATTCAAGTACTGGGTTTACTATAGAAAAGAATGGTTTGGCATACGGTACATTGATGTTTAAAGATGGTAAAAAAGATACACAAAACTTGCAGGCACTATGTATTGGTATGGAAATGCCTTTCTTAGGTGAGATTTACAGAATAGTAGATATTGATGAAGATGTAATTTATTTAGGTAAGGAAGCATACTCAGGAAATGTGAAAGAAGGAAGTACTATAGATGTAGGTAATGGATATCAAGTAAAAGTTGAAAGTGTATTGCAACCAGTTGTTGGGGGGACTGATTCTGAAGTGACTATTAAGGTCATAAAGGATGGTGAAGTAGTAACTTCTAAAAGCCAAAAAGTTCCATTTGAATTTGTATACAAGGATATAGGTGTAATAGTATACGATACATATAAAGATATATCAGAAACTTATGGATATGCATCCCTAATTATTACAAAGGATGTTAAAGAATATGAATTAGGAGAGGAATTTGTAAAAGATTGGAAATTGTATGCAATAACTACTGACAATAATGATAACCTTTTAGCTATAGATAACGAAGACTTTGATGAAATAGAGGATACAAATATATGTAAAACAAAGTACTTAAAAATTGGAAATGATGAACTTTACGGTCTTGCATTAATATATGAAGGAGATAAGTATGAAAAGTTAGGTAAAGGGGATTCTGTAGATTTTGTAAATGACTATGCCACATTAGAATTCACTGATGATGATGAGCCCAACAATCTATACGCAAAATATAAGATGGAAGTATCCAAGGAGGTACCATTGACTATAGGAGAAAAAGTAGAAGTATTAAACGCAAAACTAAAACTAAAAGACATCAAAGCAACAGCCCAGCAAGTAGTACCAATAAAAACACCAATAGCAAAATTAGACACTGAGGCGTCCTTAGACACTGACAAGTACCTGATACTCGTAGGAGGTCCAGTTGCAAACAAACTAAGTGAAGAACTACAGAACGAAGGTAAGATAAACATTGACAACGACAGTCCAGCAACACTACAGGTAGTAGATGACAAGATACTAGTAGTAGCAGGAGGAGACAGAGAGAGAACAAGAGAGGCTGCACTGTATCTCATAGAGAACTACTAA
- a CDS encoding homocitrate synthase family protein produces the protein MKWKEGCPYNPKLNIDVEELYIYDTTLRDGEQTPGVCFSKEQKLDIARKLDELGIKQIEAGFPAVSDRERETIKEIANEGLNADILALSRALKEDIDKALYCDVDGVIIFIATSPLHLKYKLRRTLEEVEKMGMDAIEYAKDHGLFVAFSAEDATRTPLEDLLRIHKNAEEHGADRVHIADTTGVGTPQSIYYICSELRRHLKRAHIGVHCHNDFGFAVINSIYGVMGGAKAISTTVNGIGERAGNAPLEEVIMALMVLYDVDLGLNISVLKELSELVERYSKIPVPVNKPIVGDRVFYHESGIHVDGVLANPFTYEPFLPEKIGHRREIVFGKHSGGRGVRAKLKEMGIEVSDDDLLEIVKRIKETREEGTEIDDRVFRSIVEEVIKNKKEGSK, from the coding sequence ATGAAGTGGAAAGAAGGATGTCCCTACAATCCCAAGTTAAACATAGATGTTGAAGAACTATACATCTACGATACTACATTAAGGGATGGAGAACAGACGCCAGGTGTCTGTTTCAGTAAAGAGCAGAAGTTAGATATTGCAAGGAAGTTGGATGAATTAGGAATTAAACAGATAGAGGCTGGTTTTCCTGCTGTATCTGATAGGGAGAGGGAGACTATAAAGGAGATAGCAAATGAGGGACTGAACGCTGATATACTGGCCCTTTCAAGGGCTCTAAAGGAGGATATAGATAAGGCACTCTACTGTGATGTAGATGGTGTTATAATCTTTATTGCCACATCTCCCCTACATCTGAAGTACAAACTTCGTAGGACGTTGGAGGAAGTGGAAAAGATGGGAATGGATGCAATAGAATACGCCAAGGATCACGGCCTCTTTGTGGCATTCTCTGCAGAGGATGCTACGAGAACACCTCTCGAGGATCTTTTGAGGATCCACAAGAATGCAGAGGAGCACGGTGCAGATAGGGTTCATATTGCAGATACCACAGGAGTAGGCACGCCTCAATCTATATACTATATATGTTCAGAGTTGAGGAGACATCTGAAGAGGGCACATATTGGGGTACATTGTCATAACGACTTTGGTTTTGCTGTGATAAACTCTATATATGGGGTTATGGGAGGGGCAAAGGCTATCTCCACTACAGTAAATGGTATTGGGGAGAGGGCTGGAAATGCTCCCTTAGAAGAGGTTATTATGGCACTGATGGTGCTCTACGATGTTGATCTAGGGTTGAATATCTCTGTCTTGAAGGAACTTTCAGAACTTGTTGAGAGGTACTCCAAGATACCTGTACCAGTTAATAAACCTATAGTAGGGGATAGGGTATTTTACCATGAAAGTGGCATCCATGTAGATGGGGTACTTGCAAATCCATTTACCTATGAGCCCTTCCTCCCTGAGAAAATAGGCCATAGGAGGGAGATTGTCTTTGGAAAGCACTCTGGAGGTAGGGGAGTACGTGCCAAATTAAAAGAGATGGGTATTGAGGTATCAGATGATGATCTTTTGGAGATCGTTAAGAGGATAAAGGAGACAAGGGAGGAAGGTACTGAAATAGACGATAGGGTGTTTAGGAGTATTGTAGAGGAGGTAATAAAAAATAAAAAAGAGGGTTCTAAATGA
- a CDS encoding ribosome biogenesis/translation initiation ATPase RLI: protein MGGRLAIVDYDRCQPKKCSLECMKYCPGVRMGEETVVIDESTGKPVISEELCSGCGICVKRCPFGAIAIIGLPEELTEDKIVHSYGKNRFRLYGLVVPRDGVVGILGPNGVGKSTILSILSGNLIPNLGNLEEEPSYDKVIKYFSGTELQRYFKDLKEGRIKPVYKPQYVDMLPKVVKGTVGELLRRVDERGMFDEVVEVLELKNVLNRSLDKLSGGELQRVAIAGACLRDGTIYYFDEPTSWLDIRQRFNCAKLIRRLSEGKKVVVVEHDLIVLDYLSDLVYIVYGVPSAYGVVSHPKSTRVGINAYLEGYLKEENIRFRKEPVVFERRPPIDYRERPLLLEYSDIVKNLGDFNLRVEGGCIYKGEVIGILGPNGIGKTTFVKILAGEMECDEGQVSMGDLRISYKPQYISIEYDGTVEEFLRGIGNIDSSFYKSEIIKPLGIDRIMDLYIEDLSGGELQRVAIASALMRDADIYLIDEPSAFLDVEQRLAVSKIIRRIGEEKEAGVFVVDHDILFQDYISDRFMVFSGEPGVYGRGSAPLDKRTGANMFLKEMGITFRRDPDTGRPRVNKEGSQMDRYQKEIGEYYYIN from the coding sequence ATGGGAGGTAGGTTGGCTATAGTGGATTACGACAGGTGTCAACCTAAGAAGTGTTCCTTGGAGTGTATGAAGTACTGTCCTGGGGTTAGGATGGGGGAGGAGACTGTAGTTATAGATGAGAGTACTGGAAAACCTGTTATCTCCGAGGAACTCTGTAGTGGTTGTGGGATATGTGTAAAGAGGTGTCCCTTTGGTGCTATTGCAATTATAGGACTTCCAGAGGAACTTACAGAGGATAAGATTGTCCATTCCTACGGTAAAAACAGATTTAGACTCTACGGTTTAGTGGTGCCAAGGGATGGGGTTGTTGGTATCCTTGGACCAAATGGAGTAGGTAAATCTACGATACTCTCTATACTAAGTGGGAACCTTATACCTAACCTAGGTAACTTAGAGGAGGAGCCCTCCTATGATAAGGTGATAAAGTACTTCTCTGGTACTGAACTTCAGAGGTACTTTAAGGATCTCAAGGAGGGCAGGATAAAACCTGTCTATAAACCTCAATATGTGGATATGCTACCGAAGGTTGTAAAGGGTACTGTGGGGGAACTGTTGAGGAGGGTTGACGAGAGGGGGATGTTCGATGAGGTGGTTGAGGTTTTGGAGTTGAAGAATGTTTTAAATAGATCCTTGGATAAACTAAGTGGTGGGGAACTTCAGAGGGTTGCAATTGCTGGGGCCTGTCTAAGGGACGGTACTATATACTACTTCGATGAACCTACATCCTGGCTGGATATAAGGCAGAGGTTCAACTGTGCAAAACTTATAAGAAGGTTGTCTGAGGGGAAGAAAGTAGTTGTAGTTGAGCATGATCTTATAGTTTTGGATTATTTGTCTGATCTAGTGTATATAGTGTATGGGGTTCCATCTGCCTACGGGGTAGTTTCTCATCCTAAGAGTACAAGGGTAGGTATAAATGCTTATTTAGAGGGTTATCTAAAGGAGGAGAACATAAGGTTTAGAAAGGAACCTGTGGTATTTGAGAGGAGGCCACCTATTGATTACAGGGAGAGGCCACTACTTTTGGAGTACAGTGATATAGTGAAAAACTTGGGAGATTTTAATTTGAGGGTTGAAGGGGGTTGTATATACAAGGGAGAGGTTATAGGGATCTTAGGTCCAAACGGTATAGGTAAAACTACCTTTGTGAAGATACTTGCAGGGGAGATGGAATGTGATGAGGGGCAGGTGTCCATGGGAGATCTAAGGATCTCCTATAAACCACAGTATATATCTATAGAGTACGATGGGACTGTTGAGGAGTTTTTAAGGGGTATTGGAAATATAGATTCTTCATTTTATAAGTCTGAGATTATAAAGCCCCTAGGTATAGATAGGATTATGGATCTCTATATTGAAGATCTCTCTGGTGGGGAACTTCAGAGGGTTGCAATAGCCTCTGCCCTTATGAGAGATGCAGATATATATCTGATCGATGAGCCCTCTGCCTTCTTAGATGTGGAGCAGAGGTTGGCAGTGTCTAAGATTATAAGGAGGATAGGAGAGGAGAAGGAAGCAGGGGTTTTCGTTGTGGATCACGATATACTCTTCCAGGACTACATATCAGATAGATTTATGGTGTTTAGTGGGGAGCCTGGAGTGTATGGTAGAGGTAGTGCTCCACTGGATAAGAGGACTGGGGCGAATATGTTCCTTAAGGAGATGGGGATTACATTTAGAAGGGATCCTGACACTGGAAGGCCAAGGGTGAATAAGGAGGGTAGTCAGATGGACAGGTATCAGAAGGAGATAGGGGAGTATTACTATATTAATTAA
- the hacB gene encoding homoaconitase small subunit codes for MIIKGRVHLFGDDIDTDRIIPGPYLKTTDPYELASYCMYGIDKDFPKRVKEGDIIVAGENFGCGSSREQAPISIKYCGIKAVVAESFARIFYRNSINIGLIPVVCGEIRGVVKDGDILEIDLDRKVIRIGNKELPCEVPEGIAWEILKSGGLVNYAKLKRGD; via the coding sequence ATGATAATAAAGGGAAGAGTTCACCTATTTGGAGATGACATAGATACCGATAGGATTATTCCGGGGCCCTATCTTAAAACTACAGATCCCTATGAACTTGCCTCCTACTGTATGTACGGTATTGATAAGGATTTTCCAAAGAGGGTGAAGGAGGGGGATATAATAGTTGCTGGGGAGAACTTTGGGTGTGGAAGTAGTAGGGAGCAGGCTCCTATCTCTATAAAGTACTGTGGTATTAAGGCTGTAGTTGCAGAGAGTTTTGCAAGAATATTCTACAGGAATTCTATAAATATTGGGCTTATCCCTGTTGTATGTGGGGAGATAAGGGGGGTTGTTAAGGACGGGGATATTTTAGAGATAGATTTAGATAGGAAGGTTATAAGGATAGGTAATAAAGAGTTGCCCTGTGAGGTTCCTGAAGGTATAGCCTGGGAGATCTTAAAATCTGGGGGACTGGTAAATTATGCAAAGTTGAAGAGAGGTGATTAG